The following proteins are co-located in the Leptodactylus fuscus isolate aLepFus1 chromosome 8, aLepFus1.hap2, whole genome shotgun sequence genome:
- the CYP27C1 gene encoding cytochrome P450 27C1, whose amino-acid sequence MPGPSTITNLLEFFWRDGFSRIHEIQQKHIQEYGRIFKSHFGPQFVVSIADKDMVAQVLRAERDAPQRANMESWQEYRDLRGRSTGLISAEGKKWLAMRSVLRQKILKPRDVVVYSGGINEVVVDLIKRIRFLRTQEDDGETVTNVNDLYFKYSMEAVATILYESRLGCLNNRVPQQTLEYIEALELMFSMFKTTMYAGAIPKWLRPFIPKPWEEFCRSWDGLFRFSQIHVDDKLREIESRLEKGEAIKGGLLTSLLISKELSVEELYANMTEMLLAGVDTTSFTLSWATYLLAKNPQVQQTVYNEIVRNLGKDVVPTAEDVPRMPLVRAVLKETLRLFPVLPGNGRVTQDDMVIGGYFIPKGTQLALCHYSTSYDEEYFPAAEDFRPSRWLRHGHLDRVENFGSIPFGYGIRSCIGRRIAELEIHLALIQLLQSFEIKTSPKTQTVLPKTHGLLCPAGAINVRYVDRE is encoded by the exons ATGCCAGGACCCAGCACCATCACCAACCTGCTGGAGTTCTTCTGGAGAGATGGCTTCAGTCGTATCCATGAGATCCag CAAAAGCATATCCAGGAATATGGCCGAATCTTCAAGTCACACTTTGGTCCTCAGTTTGTGGTTTCCATTGCGGACAAAGACATGGTCGCTCAGGTTCTGCGAGCTGAAAGAGACGCCCCTCAGAGAGCCAACATGGAGTCCTGGCAGGAATACAGGGACCTGAGAGGACGATCAACGGGCCTCATATCTGC GGAGGGTAAGAAGTGGCTCGCCATGCGCAGTGTTCTACGTCAGAAGATCCTGAAGCCTCGGGACGTTGTTGTCTATTCCGGGGGAATTAATGAAGTTGTTGTCGACTTGATCAAGAGAATCCGATTCCTCCGAACTCAAGAAGATGATGGAGAAACTGTGACCAACGTCAATGACCTCTACTTCAAGTACTCTATGGAAG CCGTGGCCACCATCTTGTACGAGAGCCGTCTTGGCTGCCTCAATAACCGCGTCCCCCAGCAGACCCTGGAATACATTGAGGCCCTGGAGCTCATGTTCAGCATGTTTAAGACCACCATGTACGCCGGAGCCATCCCCAAGTGGCTGCGTCCCTTCATCCCGAAGCCCTGGGAGGAGTTCTGCCGCTCCTGGGACGGGCTCTTCAGATTCA GTCAGATTCATGTAGATGATAAACTGAGGGAGATTGAATCCCGGCTGGAGAAGGGGGAGGCGATTAAAGGGGGTCTCCTGACGTCTCTGCTGATCAGTAAGGAGCTGTCTGTGGAGGAACTCTACGCCAACATGACGGAGATGCTTCTTGCCGGTGTCGATACA ACCTCCTTTACTCTGTCTTGGGCGACCTACCTATTGGCCAAGAACCCACAGGTCCAGCAGACGGTGTACAATGAAATAGTTCGCAACCTCGGGAAGGACGTCGTGCCCACCGCAGAGGACGTCCCCCGCATGCCGCTAGTGAGAGCCGTCCTGAAGGAGACGCTCAG atTATTTCCAGTCTTACCGGGGAATGGGCGAGTGACGCAGGACGACATGGTTATCGGAGGATATTTCATCCCTAAAGGA ACCCAGCTGGCTTTGTGCCATTACTCCACCTCCTATGATGAGGAATACTTCCCGGCAGCAGAAGATTTCCGGCCCAGTCGCTGGTTACGGCACGGACACCTGGACAGAGTCGAGAACTTTGGCTCCATTCCCTTTGGCTATGGAATCCGCAGCTGCATTGGGAGAAGGATCGCTGAACTGGAGATTCACCTGGCGCTTATACAG CTGCTGCAGAGTTTTGAGATCAAGACCTCCCCGAAGACACAAACGGTCCTTCCGAAAACACACGGACTGCTCTGCCCAGCGGGGGCCATCAATGTACGTTACGTGGACCGTGAGTGA